The sequence AACACGGCTCTTGCAGCACATGGTGTTGTGAAACAAATTACTCACTGCAAATGACATCTGTGACACCTAGATCCACAAACTTCCTTTTGCCTTTTTGGCCTGCCCAGCTGAACTGCACAGCAACCTCAAGGCTTAGCAGAAGCTccagcatcctcctggctgctgcCCCAAAAGTTGAGCCACCAAGGCCAGCAAGCTGCTGTATCTGTAAAGTTTTgaggtcattattttttttagaagAGTAGCTTAATGCagtgactagaaaaaaaaattatagaaaaatATAATGAATGACGTACAAGCTTTAGCTTAATGTTGCCATCAGCAGCAAGTCTCCCCTCAAGACTTAGAAATTGGTCAATATCCTTGACCGGTGTCAAAACCACATCATCATTTGTCTCATCTTGAAGCCTCACTGTTGTGTTGAAAAGGTGCTGCTGCATGGCATCAACCTGTCGTCCCAGCTGCTCTAGCCTCATC comes from Rhipicephalus microplus isolate Deutch F79 unplaced genomic scaffold, USDA_Rmic scaffold_885, whole genome shotgun sequence and encodes:
- the LOC142795814 gene encoding uncharacterized protein LOC142795814, with amino-acid sequence MATVTCRNCHLQSMQTTLKGTAHNNTHGSSLGFPSSNRSSPPEYVRQLMRISQTILMRLEQLGRQVDAMQQHLFNTTVRLQDETNDDVVLTPVKDIDQFLSLEGRLAADGNIKLKLIQQLAGLGGSTFGAAARRMLELLLSLEVAVQFSWAGQKGKRKFVDLGVTDVICSE